The Congregibacter litoralis KT71 genome contains a region encoding:
- a CDS encoding urease accessory protein UreD: protein MVDIMRLDTLNTPQTPQSSEAESSKPLRQWRAQLDLSFRKSAGLTRFAHCAHEGPLRVQRLFHPEPGGKAHCYLLHPPGGVVLGDDLQINIAVKSGEALVTTPAAGRFYTVDQHREVQRQSVNLLVDDDACLEWVPQETILFNGVNAELDTRIELQARSRLVFWDVVVLGRPACDEAFTRGRLKQRLEISRKGRPLLIERLSCTAGDRLSQAAMGMQGQSTVGIMVLTDIPAAPCLEDWLRAVNPAPNQGAFTVTHRGELVIARYLGDDAQHCRAGFARLWRAATEDVLGVTPATPRIWHT from the coding sequence ATGGTAGACATCATGCGTTTAGACACCCTCAACACCCCGCAAACCCCCCAAAGCTCGGAAGCAGAGTCTAGCAAGCCGCTCCGCCAGTGGCGCGCCCAACTGGACCTTTCTTTTCGTAAAAGTGCCGGTCTGACGCGTTTTGCCCATTGCGCGCATGAGGGCCCCTTACGGGTACAGAGACTGTTCCACCCGGAGCCCGGCGGTAAAGCCCATTGTTACCTCCTCCACCCCCCCGGCGGCGTTGTCCTCGGCGATGATCTGCAGATCAATATCGCGGTGAAGAGCGGCGAGGCGCTGGTGACAACGCCAGCGGCCGGCAGGTTCTATACCGTGGACCAACATCGGGAAGTGCAGCGCCAATCGGTGAACCTCCTTGTGGATGATGATGCCTGCCTCGAATGGGTACCCCAGGAAACCATTCTGTTCAACGGCGTGAATGCCGAGCTTGATACGCGCATTGAACTCCAGGCCCGGTCCCGACTGGTATTTTGGGACGTTGTGGTCCTCGGCCGGCCCGCCTGCGACGAGGCCTTCACCCGGGGTCGCCTCAAGCAGCGGCTGGAGATATCTCGCAAAGGCCGTCCACTGCTTATCGAGCGCCTGAGCTGCACCGCGGGCGATCGTCTCAGCCAGGCTGCCATGGGCATGCAGGGACAGAGCACCGTCGGCATCATGGTGCTCACGGACATTCCCGCGGCGCCTTGCCTGGAAGACTGGCTCCGGGCCGTAAACCCTGCGCCCAATCAGGGGGCATTCACCGTCACCCACCGGGGAGAGCTTGTCATTGCCCGCTATCTGGGCGATGACGCCCAGCACTGCCGCGCCGGGTTCGCGCGCCTCTGGCGGGCAGCGACGGAAGACGTTCTCGGAGTAACGCCGGCTACGCCCAGAATCTGGCATACATGA
- the ureG gene encoding urease accessory protein UreG — MSKPALRVGIGGPVGSGKTALVRLLCQHLRERFSIGVITNDIYTREDAEFLLRHDALEGERILGVETGGCPHTAIREDASMNLAAVDELQGRFTDLDVLFIESGGDNLAATFSPELSDLTLYVIDVSAGDKIPRKGGPGITKSDLLIINKTDLAPLVGADLGVMDRDARTMRGERPFEFTNLKSEDGLQAVIDFIIDRGMLGSADGNEGKSQ; from the coding sequence ATGAGTAAACCTGCGCTCCGCGTTGGTATCGGCGGCCCCGTCGGTTCGGGTAAAACGGCTCTCGTGCGTCTCCTCTGTCAGCACCTTAGGGAGCGCTTCAGTATCGGCGTGATCACTAACGACATTTACACGCGTGAAGATGCCGAATTTCTCCTTCGTCACGATGCTCTTGAGGGCGAGCGCATTCTCGGGGTGGAGACCGGCGGTTGTCCCCATACGGCCATACGCGAGGATGCCTCCATGAACCTCGCGGCGGTAGACGAGCTGCAGGGCCGCTTTACGGATCTCGACGTGCTCTTTATCGAGAGCGGTGGTGACAATCTCGCCGCCACCTTTAGCCCGGAGCTATCCGACCTCACCCTCTACGTCATCGATGTATCGGCCGGGGACAAAATTCCGCGTAAAGGGGGACCCGGCATTACCAAGTCCGATCTTTTGATCATCAACAAGACCGATCTTGCTCCCCTCGTGGGCGCAGATCTTGGTGTCATGGATCGGGATGCCCGCACCATGCGTGGCGAGCGTCCCTTTGAATTCACTAATTTGAAGTCCGAGGATGGGCTGCAGGCAGTCATCGATTTTATTATCGACCGCGGCATGCTTGGCAGCGCTGATGGTAACGAGGGCAAGTCTCAGTGA
- a CDS encoding urease accessory protein UreF: MDPQLHLLHLSSPALPIGAYAYSQGLEYAIEAGWLEGDELAKWFEDGLNLGVAQLDLPVLLRVLAALDVDDGAALDHWNDRLLASRETAELLLEDQQIGAALWRLLGTLNTGELPQLQQRPAYAVAFAVACVHWKIDTGSALQGFAYSWLENQVTAATKLVPLGQSAAQQLLLGLLAKIPDACAKAMTVEDDDIGLSLPGLAMASCHHERQHTRLFRS; this comes from the coding sequence ATGGATCCCCAGCTGCATCTGCTGCATCTTTCAAGTCCTGCGCTGCCTATCGGGGCCTATGCCTATTCTCAGGGCCTGGAGTACGCCATCGAGGCCGGTTGGCTGGAGGGCGATGAACTCGCGAAGTGGTTCGAGGACGGTCTCAATCTGGGTGTCGCCCAACTGGACCTACCGGTGTTACTCCGTGTGCTGGCCGCCCTGGACGTCGACGATGGTGCCGCGCTCGATCACTGGAATGACCGTTTACTGGCCAGTCGGGAGACGGCAGAGCTGCTCCTCGAGGATCAGCAGATCGGGGCCGCACTGTGGCGCCTGCTGGGCACCCTAAACACGGGCGAGCTACCACAACTGCAGCAACGGCCCGCCTACGCGGTGGCTTTTGCCGTGGCCTGCGTCCACTGGAAAATAGACACGGGTAGTGCCTTGCAGGGCTTTGCCTATAGTTGGTTGGAGAATCAGGTAACGGCGGCCACCAAGCTGGTTCCCCTGGGACAAAGTGCGGCGCAACAGCTGCTGCTAGGGCTACTGGCAAAAATCCCCGACGCCTGCGCGAAGGCAATGACGGTAGAAGACGATGACATTGGCCTGAGCCTGCCGGGTCTCGCCATGGCCTCCTGTCATCACGAGCGACAGCACACGCGTTTGTTTCGGTCATGA
- the ureE gene encoding urease accessory protein UreE, which yields MMLEAYHHATAFDGTWQDEVHLVFSEREKSRYRTTTERGQELGWFLPRGIVLGDGDALVCNNEEIILIRAARESLTEAYTDDELLLLRAAYHLGNRHVSLQILPGALRFPRDHVLEDMLQGLGLDVRAVDDAFTPESGAYAGVTHTHEGDHGHAHNHSHR from the coding sequence ATGATGCTAGAGGCTTACCACCATGCCACGGCTTTCGATGGCACCTGGCAGGATGAGGTGCACCTCGTGTTTTCCGAGCGGGAAAAATCCCGGTACCGGACGACCACGGAACGGGGCCAGGAACTGGGCTGGTTTCTTCCCCGAGGCATTGTGCTTGGCGACGGCGATGCCCTGGTTTGCAACAACGAGGAAATTATCTTGATACGTGCAGCGAGAGAATCTCTGACAGAGGCTTACACCGACGATGAGCTACTGCTTTTACGCGCGGCTTATCACCTCGGCAATCGCCATGTGAGCCTGCAGATTTTGCCGGGCGCTCTGCGCTTCCCCCGGGACCATGTGCTGGAGGACATGCTCCAGGGGCTGGGATTAGACGTGCGTGCGGTGGATGACGCCTTCACACCGGAGTCTGGCGCCTATGCCGGCGTCACCCACACTCATGAGGGTGATCACGGGCACGCCCACAATCATTCCCACCGCTAA
- a CDS encoding TauD/TfdA dioxygenase family protein, whose protein sequence is MSFNVEPSGQACGARVTGLDLSKNLDADTVRALRGAWLEHHVLAFPDQSISDDDLERFTQYFGPFGEDPFIAPIPGREHVIAVERRAQETSPIFAEAWHSDWSFQATPPIGTCLHGVTIPPTGGDTLFANQHKALDTLPGDLRQRIEGCMAMHSAKAGYAPDGMYGDADAAGDRSMDIRPSPDAKAVQTHPLIRRHGETGRASLYSCLGYIVGIEGMPDDEAIELLMELYGWQTREENIYTHEWEEGMLIMWDNRCLLHRATGGYDGHDRLLHRTTIGAGA, encoded by the coding sequence ATGAGTTTTAACGTCGAACCGTCAGGTCAGGCCTGCGGGGCGCGGGTAACCGGCCTTGATCTCTCTAAAAATCTCGATGCAGATACCGTGCGGGCGCTCCGCGGGGCGTGGCTTGAGCACCACGTGCTCGCTTTTCCGGATCAGTCGATCAGCGATGATGATCTGGAGCGTTTTACGCAATATTTCGGACCCTTTGGTGAGGATCCCTTTATCGCCCCCATTCCCGGGCGTGAGCATGTGATCGCCGTGGAGCGTCGCGCGCAGGAGACATCGCCTATTTTTGCCGAGGCCTGGCACAGCGACTGGAGCTTTCAGGCAACGCCCCCCATCGGAACCTGTCTCCATGGGGTCACGATTCCACCGACGGGCGGGGACACCCTGTTTGCCAATCAACACAAGGCCCTGGACACGCTTCCCGGCGATCTTCGTCAGCGCATTGAGGGCTGTATGGCCATGCACTCGGCCAAGGCGGGGTATGCGCCCGATGGTATGTACGGCGATGCGGATGCCGCGGGTGATCGAAGTATGGATATCCGTCCCTCACCCGATGCAAAGGCGGTACAGACACATCCTCTCATTCGCCGGCACGGTGAAACCGGGCGGGCGTCTCTCTACAGCTGTCTGGGTTATATCGTCGGTATCGAAGGCATGCCCGATGACGAGGCCATCGAGCTACTGATGGAGCTCTACGGCTGGCAGACCCGGGAAGAAAACATCTACACCCATGAGTGGGAAGAGGGTATGTTGATCATGTGGGACAACCGCTGTCTGCTCCACCGCGCCACGGGGGGCTACGACGGACACGACCGGTTGTTGCACAGAACAACCATAGGTGCCGGCGCTTAA
- the ureC gene encoding urease subunit alpha, which yields MRKISRSDYASMFGPTVGDKVRLADSELFIEVEKDHTIYGEEVKFGGGKVIRDGMGQSQVSCAESPDTVITNALILDYWGVVKADVAIKGGRISGIGKAGNPDVQPGIDFPIGPGTEIIAGEGQILTAGGIDAHIHFICPQQIEEALMSGVTTMIGGGTGPATGTNATTCTPGPWHIGKMLQSAESFPMNLGFLGKGNASLPIALEEQLSAGALGLKLHEDWGTTPASIDNCLSVAERFDVQVAIHTDTLNESGFVEDTIAAFKGRTIHTYHTEGAGGGHAPDIIKACGLPNVLPSSTNPTRPYTINTVDEHLDMLMVCHHLDPSIPEDVAFADSRIRKETIAAEDILHDLGAFSIISSDSQAMGRVGEVICRTWQTASKMKSQRGGLGSGAADNFRAMRYIAKYTINPAIAHGIAHEVGSVEVGKLADLCLWKPAFFGVKPALIIKGGAIAAAPMGDPNASIPTPQPVHYRPMFGAFGKASHATSVSFVSAASLDAGIGESLGLDRRLVAVKDCRSVTKADMRLNDFQPHMEVDPQTYEVRADGELLTCEPATVLPMAQRYFLF from the coding sequence ATGCGCAAGATCAGTCGCAGTGACTATGCAAGCATGTTTGGACCTACCGTGGGTGACAAGGTGCGTCTCGCGGATTCCGAGCTATTCATCGAGGTGGAAAAAGACCACACGATCTACGGCGAAGAGGTGAAGTTCGGTGGCGGCAAGGTCATTCGCGACGGCATGGGGCAATCCCAGGTCAGCTGTGCAGAGTCACCGGATACGGTGATTACCAACGCCCTGATTCTTGATTACTGGGGCGTAGTCAAAGCCGACGTGGCAATCAAGGGGGGGCGCATCAGCGGTATTGGCAAAGCGGGCAACCCCGACGTGCAGCCAGGGATTGATTTTCCCATCGGGCCGGGCACGGAGATCATCGCCGGCGAAGGACAGATTCTTACCGCCGGCGGCATCGATGCGCATATCCACTTTATCTGCCCGCAACAGATCGAAGAGGCGCTCATGAGCGGCGTCACTACCATGATCGGCGGCGGCACGGGACCTGCAACAGGCACCAATGCAACAACTTGCACACCGGGTCCCTGGCACATCGGCAAGATGCTTCAGAGCGCTGAATCCTTTCCCATGAATCTCGGCTTCCTGGGAAAAGGCAACGCAAGCCTGCCCATCGCCCTGGAGGAGCAACTTAGCGCCGGCGCCCTGGGCTTAAAGCTTCACGAGGACTGGGGCACGACGCCCGCGTCCATCGACAACTGCCTGAGCGTCGCGGAGCGTTTCGACGTACAGGTGGCGATTCACACGGATACGCTCAACGAGTCGGGTTTTGTGGAGGACACCATTGCAGCCTTCAAGGGCCGAACGATCCACACCTACCATACGGAGGGCGCCGGCGGCGGCCATGCGCCGGACATCATCAAAGCCTGTGGCCTGCCCAACGTACTCCCCTCCTCCACCAACCCCACGCGGCCTTACACCATCAACACCGTCGATGAGCATCTGGACATGCTGATGGTCTGTCACCACCTGGACCCCTCGATTCCTGAGGATGTGGCTTTTGCTGATTCACGCATCCGCAAAGAAACCATCGCCGCGGAGGACATACTGCACGACCTCGGTGCCTTCTCCATCATCTCCTCGGATTCCCAGGCCATGGGGCGGGTCGGTGAAGTTATCTGCCGAACATGGCAGACCGCGAGCAAAATGAAATCCCAGCGGGGCGGACTCGGATCCGGTGCTGCGGACAATTTCCGCGCCATGCGCTACATCGCCAAGTACACCATCAATCCGGCCATTGCCCATGGCATTGCGCACGAGGTGGGCTCCGTGGAGGTAGGTAAGCTCGCCGATTTATGCCTGTGGAAGCCGGCCTTCTTTGGTGTAAAACCCGCGCTCATCATCAAAGGTGGGGCCATTGCCGCGGCACCTATGGGCGATCCCAATGCCTCAATCCCCACGCCCCAGCCCGTGCATTACCGGCCCATGTTCGGCGCCTTTGGCAAGGCAAGCCATGCCACCAGCGTCAGCTTTGTCAGCGCCGCCTCCCTGGATGCGGGCATCGGCGAGTCCCTGGGACTGGATCGGCGGCTGGTGGCGGTCAAAGACTGTCGCAGCGTGACCAAGGCGGATATGCGGCTCAATGACTTCCAGCCGCATATGGAGGTTGATCCCCAAACGTACGAAGTGCGCGCCGACGGCGAGTTGCTCACCTGTGAACCCGCAACTGTGCTCCCCATGGCGCAGCGCTATTTTCTTTTTTAG
- a CDS encoding zinc transporter ZntB, with protein MSESTVEPQSGEGAAPGGLVHSLLLDGAGGARTWDWDRVRDWTAADGCLWLHFNFEDEEARQWLQDHSGLNDIAYSSLTNAETRPRALNRGDNLLLTLRGINMNPGEDPDDMVSLRIWTDGTRLISTRRRNLLSTNDVLEELYSGNGPRNAVELLVIWTERITERMTGTIENFEDRVMAIEERLLSGETSGIRIELATLRKQIISVRRYLSPQREAMNRLGAENLTWLDDLNRLRLREINDRLIRHIEDMDEVRDRAVLAQEELTSRIAEQMNARSYLFTVAAVIFLPLGFLTGLMGINVGGMPGVDNDAAFWIVVFLCGIVGLGLTLIFKMRRWV; from the coding sequence ATGAGTGAATCGACAGTGGAGCCGCAATCAGGCGAAGGGGCAGCACCAGGGGGGCTAGTGCATTCACTGCTCCTCGACGGTGCCGGCGGCGCTCGGACCTGGGATTGGGATCGTGTCAGAGACTGGACGGCGGCGGATGGCTGTCTGTGGCTTCACTTCAATTTTGAGGACGAGGAAGCCCGGCAGTGGTTGCAGGACCACAGCGGCCTGAACGACATTGCCTACAGTTCTCTCACCAATGCAGAGACCCGCCCCCGCGCCCTGAATCGAGGTGACAATCTGCTGCTCACGCTTCGGGGTATCAATATGAACCCCGGCGAGGATCCCGACGATATGGTGTCTCTGCGCATCTGGACCGACGGCACCCGTCTCATCAGCACCCGCCGGCGGAATCTCCTTTCGACCAATGACGTACTCGAAGAGCTGTACTCCGGCAATGGACCAAGAAACGCCGTGGAACTTCTGGTTATCTGGACGGAGCGTATTACGGAGCGCATGACGGGCACCATCGAAAATTTCGAAGATCGCGTCATGGCCATTGAGGAGCGACTGTTGAGCGGCGAAACATCGGGGATACGGATAGAACTTGCCACCTTGAGAAAACAAATTATTTCTGTGCGTCGCTATCTATCTCCCCAGCGAGAGGCCATGAATCGCCTGGGCGCCGAGAACCTCACCTGGCTGGATGATCTCAATCGCCTGAGGCTGCGGGAAATCAACGATCGTCTCATACGCCACATTGAAGATATGGATGAAGTCCGGGACCGAGCCGTCCTGGCGCAGGAGGAACTCACCAGCCGCATTGCCGAGCAAATGAACGCCCGCAGTTATTTGTTTACCGTAGCGGCCGTGATTTTCCTGCCCCTTGGATTTCTTACGGGTCTTATGGGTATCAACGTGGGTGGCATGCCAGGCGTCGACAACGACGCCGCGTTTTGGATCGTCGTTTTCCTGTGCGGCATCGTAGGCCTGGGACTGACGCTGATTTTCAAGATGCGGCGCTGGGTTTAA
- the ureA gene encoding urease subunit gamma translates to MELSPREKDKLLLFTAALLAERRRDRGVKLNYPEAQALISAAILEGARDGRTVAELMSFGRTILTRDDVMEGVPEMIKEVQVEATFPDGTKLVTVHDPIGGGDA, encoded by the coding sequence ATGGAGCTTAGCCCGAGAGAAAAAGACAAACTCCTGCTGTTTACCGCAGCGCTCCTCGCCGAGCGTCGCCGGGATCGTGGGGTAAAACTCAATTATCCCGAGGCCCAGGCCCTGATCAGCGCGGCGATTCTTGAGGGCGCCCGGGACGGGCGGACCGTTGCCGAGCTTATGAGCTTTGGGCGCACCATTTTGACGCGTGATGACGTAATGGAGGGCGTTCCCGAGATGATCAAGGAAGTACAGGTCGAGGCCACGTTCCCCGATGGCACCAAGCTCGTCACCGTGCACGACCCCATCGGCGGAGGTGATGCATGA
- a CDS encoding urease subunit beta has product MIPGETITASGELLLNEHREVLSISVVNSGDRPVQVGSHYHFAEANPALLFDRDLARGFRLDIAAGTAVRFEPGQKRDVELVALAGDRKVYGFRGDVMGEL; this is encoded by the coding sequence ATGATTCCCGGCGAAACAATTACCGCCAGTGGTGAACTGCTACTTAACGAACACCGTGAGGTCCTCAGCATTTCCGTAGTTAACAGCGGGGACCGTCCCGTACAGGTGGGCTCCCATTATCATTTCGCCGAGGCCAACCCGGCACTGCTGTTTGATCGCGACCTTGCGCGGGGTTTCCGCCTCGATATTGCAGCGGGCACTGCCGTACGCTTTGAGCCGGGTCAGAAGCGCGATGTCGAACTGGTGGCGCTGGCGGGCGACCGCAAGGTCTATGGATTCCGCGGCGACGTGATGGGAGAGCTCTGA
- a CDS encoding YkgJ family cysteine cluster protein — translation MNCRKGCGACCIAPSITSPLPGMPEGKPANTPCVNLDMSTYSCGIWGSSRYPAVCEQFTAQEDVCGDSRQDALKLIGDMERDTV, via the coding sequence ATGAACTGCCGCAAAGGCTGTGGTGCCTGCTGCATCGCGCCCTCTATTACCAGCCCTCTTCCGGGCATGCCCGAGGGTAAGCCCGCGAATACCCCCTGCGTCAATCTGGATATGTCCACTTACAGCTGCGGCATCTGGGGCAGCTCTCGGTACCCGGCCGTCTGTGAGCAATTTACTGCGCAGGAAGATGTCTGTGGTGACAGCCGCCAGGATGCTCTCAAGCTCATCGGCGACATGGAACGCGATACGGTTTAA
- a CDS encoding DUF3187 family protein yields MILCLCAASMPAASRGDDSRDLTAPIASRNLSPLYANLGVPVMTRAASLEEGEWIVDSTLHWASHAVLERRGGEGLELDGETQRLDLRLQRGFGRKLSLSLNLPYIRHSGGNLDGLIDGWHAFWGMPDGPRGVQPDDRLRYAYTGPEGFELDSSRSGLGDVELGAKLQVSAGDNWALGVFAQYKFATGDSSDFTGSGESGASLGARWSRQRCVFADVSCHLQIGVSEVGDSAFDEDADTVTPFLGFSLAWLIHPSVSILAQIDTHDVIYEAAVLRENGSPVWGTLGLRWQPATRWLIDAQFVEDLAVGSAPDVTFRFSLSRGF; encoded by the coding sequence ATGATCCTTTGCCTTTGCGCCGCGTCGATGCCAGCGGCAAGCCGGGGCGACGACAGCCGGGATCTCACTGCGCCCATCGCCAGTCGGAACCTGTCACCGCTCTATGCCAACTTAGGCGTTCCCGTGATGACCCGGGCAGCTTCCTTGGAGGAGGGTGAGTGGATTGTGGACTCGACGCTGCACTGGGCCAGCCATGCAGTGCTGGAGCGACGAGGGGGTGAGGGACTGGAACTCGATGGTGAAACCCAGCGTCTGGACCTTCGTCTCCAGCGAGGCTTTGGACGAAAGCTGTCTCTCTCCTTGAACCTACCTTACATCCGCCACAGTGGTGGGAACCTCGACGGACTCATAGATGGCTGGCATGCGTTCTGGGGTATGCCCGACGGCCCCCGCGGCGTTCAACCTGACGACAGACTGCGCTATGCCTACACGGGTCCCGAGGGCTTTGAGCTGGATTCCTCTCGCTCGGGGCTGGGGGACGTGGAGCTTGGCGCCAAGCTCCAGGTCTCCGCCGGCGACAATTGGGCCCTGGGGGTTTTCGCGCAGTACAAGTTTGCGACGGGTGATTCGTCCGACTTCACGGGCAGCGGGGAATCCGGGGCCTCCCTGGGGGCGAGATGGTCGCGACAGCGCTGTGTCTTCGCGGATGTCAGTTGTCATCTACAGATCGGCGTGAGCGAGGTAGGTGACAGCGCCTTCGATGAAGATGCGGATACGGTCACCCCCTTTCTGGGTTTTAGTCTTGCATGGCTGATACATCCGTCGGTGTCGATTCTTGCGCAAATTGATACTCACGACGTGATTTATGAGGCTGCAGTGCTCAGGGAAAACGGGTCGCCCGTTTGGGGAACGCTGGGGCTTCGCTGGCAGCCTGCGACGCGATGGCTCATTGATGCGCAGTTTGTGGAAGATCTCGCCGTGGGAAGCGCGCCGGACGTGACTTTCAGGTTCTCCCTCTCTCGGGGCTTTTGA
- a CDS encoding sensor domain-containing diguanylate cyclase: MNESNKNNVSEFLLPNRKVRPLFLRALTIALIILGGLVATVIRYADQRAEESLLESLQNEERQVTVSMVQTVEQELFATTASLQYLVSLMERNLAESRPLENVAQTLLDFSATHPSFDQLRYLDVDGQEVVRVDSTADGARIVPEVELQDKSSRSYFQRALATKKGRVLVVPVQFNKERGILELPLKPVMRLATPVFDKEGNKVGVAVINYKVRVLLDRLFDAGKLATGSANILSLQGRWLMESRSIQPETYILNSPEDRSFVSQFPEEWGRIRERTAGSFRSENGLFTYRVLLPATLGQDTSINPISWTIPRAGSKGEGGWIVLSHLPPAQLESVLVASRLLPTASAQLALALLIFSMCWLIALQFAGNRLRMEALKSSARSDGLTGLVNRGEFDRNLRRAICLAERNSRAMGVVFIDVNEFKALNDAHGHASGDKVLIAIGKRLGMSCRGSDVAARLGGDEFAVILSELAGRSDARVAALAIAERMQQPLYLDHGEYRTSVSVGFAVYPEDGVSAEALLARADEKMYAEKALSRQAANA; this comes from the coding sequence GTGAACGAATCAAATAAAAATAACGTCAGCGAGTTTCTCCTACCCAACCGGAAGGTACGCCCTCTTTTTCTTCGTGCTCTGACCATCGCGCTCATCATCCTCGGCGGCCTGGTAGCTACCGTGATTCGCTATGCCGACCAGCGCGCCGAGGAGTCCTTGCTGGAGTCTCTGCAAAACGAGGAGCGCCAGGTGACGGTCTCGATGGTTCAAACAGTGGAGCAGGAGCTCTTTGCCACCACGGCCAGCTTGCAATACCTGGTCTCGCTCATGGAGCGTAATCTCGCTGAATCTCGTCCTCTGGAAAACGTGGCGCAAACCTTACTGGATTTTTCGGCGACGCACCCGTCCTTTGACCAACTACGATATCTCGATGTCGACGGGCAGGAAGTTGTGCGCGTGGACTCGACGGCGGACGGTGCACGAATCGTTCCTGAAGTCGAGCTTCAGGATAAGTCGTCCCGTAGTTATTTTCAGCGGGCACTTGCTACGAAGAAGGGCCGGGTACTCGTCGTTCCCGTGCAGTTCAATAAGGAGCGGGGGATACTTGAGCTACCCCTGAAGCCGGTGATGCGTCTGGCCACCCCCGTTTTCGACAAAGAAGGCAATAAAGTCGGTGTTGCCGTGATCAACTACAAAGTGCGGGTGCTCCTTGATCGGCTGTTTGACGCGGGTAAGCTGGCGACGGGCAGCGCGAATATCCTGAGCCTCCAGGGACGTTGGCTCATGGAAAGCCGAAGCATTCAACCCGAGACCTATATTCTGAACTCACCGGAGGATAGAAGCTTCGTAAGCCAGTTTCCTGAGGAGTGGGGCCGTATACGAGAACGCACGGCGGGGTCCTTTCGTTCGGAAAACGGGCTCTTCACCTATCGGGTGTTGTTGCCGGCAACGCTGGGGCAGGACACTTCCATAAATCCCATAAGCTGGACCATCCCCAGAGCGGGCAGTAAGGGCGAGGGGGGGTGGATCGTGCTGTCCCATTTGCCCCCTGCGCAGTTAGAAAGCGTTCTCGTCGCCAGTCGCCTGCTGCCTACGGCTTCTGCTCAGCTAGCTCTGGCCCTGCTGATTTTTTCGATGTGCTGGCTGATTGCCTTGCAGTTTGCCGGGAACCGATTACGCATGGAGGCACTGAAAAGCTCGGCCCGTTCCGACGGGCTCACGGGGTTGGTAAACCGCGGCGAGTTTGATCGCAACCTGAGAAGAGCGATCTGTCTGGCCGAGCGCAACAGCCGAGCCATGGGCGTTGTGTTTATTGATGTTAACGAGTTCAAGGCCTTGAACGATGCTCATGGTCATGCCTCGGGGGACAAGGTGCTCATTGCCATTGGGAAACGCCTCGGGATGTCCTGTAGAGGCTCCGATGTCGCCGCCCGTCTCGGTGGGGATGAGTTTGCCGTGATTCTCTCGGAGCTCGCGGGGCGCAGCGATGCCAGGGTCGCAGCCCTTGCCATCGCCGAACGTATGCAACAGCCGCTGTACCTGGACCATGGTGAGTACAGGACCAGCGTCAGCGTTGGATTTGCGGTTTACCCCGAGGATGGCGTCAGCGCCGAGGCGCTTCTAGCTCGTGCTGATGAGAAAATGTACGCTGAAAAAGCGCTTTCCCGACAGGCTGCGAACGCCTGA